Below is a genomic region from Pseudomonas berkeleyensis.
CGGAACCGGGTCGTAATACTGCCGCGGCTCGAGATTCTCAGGAAAGTAATCCTCCCCTGCCGCGTAGGCATCCGGCTCATCATGGGCGTAGCGGTATTCATCGCCATAGCCGAGCTGCTTCATCAGCTTGGTCGGCGCATTGCGCAGGTGCAGTGGTACTTCTTGCGAGCCCTGCTCGGCAGCGTCGCGCATGGCCGCCTTGAAGGCCGTGTACACCGCGTTGCTCTTCGGCGCACAAGCGAGATAGACGATGGCCTGGGCTACGGCCAACTCGCCTTCCGGGCTGCCCAGGCGCTCCTGCACATCCCAGGCATTGAGGCACAGGGTCAGGGCGCGAGGGTCGGCATTGCCAATATCCTCACTGGCCATGCGCACTACCCGGCGGGCGATATACAGCGGGTCACAGCCGCCATCGAGCATGCGTGCATACCAGTACAGCGCGCCGTCCGGGCTGGAACCACGCACCGACTTGTGCAGTGCGGAAATCTGGTCGTAGAAAGCCTCGCCACCCTTGTCGAAACGACGACGGCTGTCACCCAGCAGGTTCTGCAGCAGTTCGACGCCTATTTCGCTGTCATCCTCTGCCAGGTCGGCAGCATTCTCGAGGAAGTTGAGCAGGCGACGACCGTCACCATCGGCAGCGGCCAGGAGAATCTGAAAGGCCTCGTCCGGCAGGCTGAGATGGCGCTCGCCCAGGCCTTTCGGGTCGCTTAGCGCACGCTTGACCAGCTTGCGCATCGCCGCTTCGTCCAAGCTCTTGAGCACATAAACGCGGGCACGCGACAGCAGCGCATTGTTCAGCTCGAAGGAAGGGTTTTCCGTGGTAGCACCGATAAAGATTAGCGTGCCGTCTTCCACGTAGGGCAGAAAGGCATCCTGCTGACTCTTGTTGAAGCGATGCACTTCATCGACGAAGAGGATGGTGCGACGACCGTACTGAGCGGCGTGTTGCTGAGCCACCTCCACAGCCTGACGGATCTCCTTAACCCCGGACAGCACCGCGGAAATGGTCTCGAAGTGGGCATCGGTAACCTTAGCCAGCAAGCGGGCCAGGGTGGTCTTGCCCACGCCTGGCGGCCCCCAGAAGATCATCGAGTGCAAAGCGCCCTGTTCCAGCGACTCACGCAGCGGCTTGCCCGGCCCCAGCACATGCTCCTGCCCGACGTATTCGTCCAGGCTGGTGGCACGCAAACGCGCAGCCAGAGGCTGCGCGACAGGTTGGCGACCGAACAGATCCACGACTTACTCCTGGATGACGTCCGCACCTTCCGGAATGTCGAAGCTGAACAGGTGATCTTCGACCGGCTCATTCATCTTCACATTGAGGAACAGGATATTGGTGCGCTGGCCGATGCTGTCGATCAGCTGCATGTCATTGAGCACGCGATTGCGGAACGACAGGCGCAGGCTATCGAACAGGCTGTCCTTGGCCTTGGGCTTGAGAATGAAATCGACCACGCTACCGCCTTCCTTGTAGTCGATATCGAAGTTTTCACGAATCTGTGAGACATCGCCGGAGAGCAACAGCGCCGGCGTATGGGTCAGGCGTTGATCGAGCGTCTGGATGGTCACTTGCTCCAGATCTGGATCGTACAGCCAGACCTTTTCGCCGTTGGATACCAGCAGTTGTTCCATCGGCTGATCCGTGTGCCAGCGGAACATGCCCGGACGCTTGAGCACCAGTTGCCCTGCGGTTTCCTGCAGTTGAGTGCCGCTGGCGTCGAGGGTCAGTTGGGAAAAGCGCGCACTGATGGTTTGCGCCTGGCTGAGCAGTTCGCTCAGGCGCTTGGTGGCCGCCTCTTCATCGGCCTGGGCAGTCAGCAGGGTGAAACTCAGAGCAGCCAGCATCAGCAGGCGAATAACACGCATATGAACCCCTTGAGTCCGTTAAGGATGGCGAGGTGAGTCCGCACCTCGCATTGCTCGGCTGCTTGTGGCGGCCGTGGAATTTTGTAGACCGCGAAACGCGCGGTTTGTCCGTGACGCTGCCGTCAGTCGCGCGCAGAGCCGGGCGCGAGCACCTCGCGCGAACCGTTGGTATTCATCGAGCTGACCACGCCAGCCATTTCCATCGCCTCGATCATTCGCGCGGCGCGGTTGTAGCCGATCTTCAGCTTGCGCTGAACCGCGGAAATGGAAGCACGACGGCTTTCCAGCACGAAGTTGACGGCCTCGTCGTACAGCGGATCTTCCTCGCTGCCCTCACCGCCTTCACTGCCGCCACCTTCGAAGCTACCACCGCCTTCTTCAGCGCCCGCAAGAATGTCTTCGTTGTAATCCGGCGCACCGCGCAGCTTCCAGGCCTCGACCACACGATGCACTTCATCGTCGGAGACGAAGGCGCCGTGAACACGGATTGGCAAACTGGTACCAGGCGGCATATAGAGCATATCGCCGTGGCCAAGCAGTTGCTCGGCACCGCCCTGATCGATGATGGTGCGCGAGTCGATCTTGCTCGATACCTGGAATGCCATACGGGTCGGAATGTTGGCCTTGATCAGGCCGGTGATCACGTCTACCGACGGGCGTTGGGTGGCGAGAATCAGGTGAATACCGGCCGCACGCGCCTTCTGCGCGATACGAGCGATCAGCTCTTCGACCTTCTTGCCGACGATCATCATCATGTCGGCGAACTCGTCGACGACAACGACGATGGTCGGCAACGGTTTGAGCAGCGGCGCTTCGTCTTCCATGCTTTCGCGGCGGAACAGCGGGTCAGCCAATGGCTCGCCAGCCTCGATGGCATCCTTGACCTTGCGGTTGAAGCCCGCCAGGTTGCGCACGCCCATCTTCGACATCAGCTTGTAGCGGCGCTCCATCTCGGCAACGCTCCAACGCAAGGCGTTGGCCGCTTCCTTCATATCGGTGACGACCGGGCAAAGCAAGTGCGGGATGCCTTCGTAAATCGACAACTCGAGCATTTTCGGGTCGATCATGATCAGCTTGGCGTCTTCCGGACTCGACTTGAACAGAATCGACAGAATCATCGCGTTCACGCCGACCGACTTACCCGAGCCAGTCGTACCTGCAACCAGCAAGTGCGGCATCTTGGCCAGATCGGTAATCACCGGCTTGCCGCCAATGTCATGCCCCAGCGCCAGGGTGACCGGCGACTTGGCATCATCATATTCGGGGGTCGACAGCACCTCGGAGAAGCGCACGATCTGGCGATTCTCGTTGGGAATCTCGATACCAACGGTGGTCTTGCCGGGAATGACCTCCACGACACGTACGCTGGTCACCGCCAGCGAACGCGCCAGATCCTTGGCCAGGTTGGCAATGCGGCTGACCTTGACCCCTGCCGCTGGCTGAATTTCGTAGCGCGTGATCACCGGGCCCGGATGGATCGAATCCACCGCGACCTCGACGCCAAATTCCTTGAGTTTGATCTCCAGCAAATGGCCGACGCCCTTGAGCGACTCTGGCGAGTACTCGACCTTCTTGGCTTCTGCAGGATCGAGAAGGGAAATCGGTGGCAAGGTGCCTTCCACGGCACTGTCTACGAACAGTGGCGCTTGCTTTTCCTTCTGTACTCGCTTGCTCGGTTCCGGTGCCTTGGCCACAGGCGGTGGCGCGATCACTGGTGCAGGGCGCTTCTCGCGCTCGCTCATGTGCTTGCTCAGCGACTCTTCACGCTCGAGCAGGCGCTCCTTGACCCTGGCCTGCTCACGGCGATCGGAGACGACTGGCGCAGCCACTTCGGTGACCCGCTCATCCAGCTCGCGCAGCTGAATCTTCATCTGCTTGCGCTCGCTACGGGCATTCCACCAACCGGTGATGGCGCCATGGATCAGCTCGATCAGGTCGAGGGTGATCTTGCCGGTCAGATCCATCACACGGAACCACGACAGGTCGGTGAAAACGGTCAAGCCGAACAGGAACAGAGCCAGGAACAGCAAGGTGCTGCCCTGCACGTTCAACGCATGCACGGCCAGGTCGCCGAGGCTGGCACCGAGCATGCCGCCACCAGAACCTTGCATGCCGGCAGCCGCAGAAAAATGAATATCGCCGAGTGCCGCACCGGAGAGGATCAGGAACACCAGACCGATGCTGTGCCAGGAGAACAGCCAGCCGTTCCAGTGCCAGGGTTGATTGCGCGTACGAAACACCTGCCAGGTCTTGGCGGCCAGCAGCAACGGGAAGATATAAGCGAAGTAGCCCAGTGCGCCGAACAGCGCACTGGAGAGCCAGGCGCCAATGCTGCCGCCGGCATTGATGATACGCTCGACCTGCACGCTGTTGTCCCACGCCGGATCGGCGACGTTATAGGTCAACAGCGCCATCAGCAGGTACATGCACATTGCGCCCAGGGCGATCAATGCGCCTTCCTTCAGTCGATACTGAAGCTTCTGGCGCCAGTCGGTAATCTGGGTGGTGGAATTCTTCAAAACAGCCATTTCCTGCGCCCTTGGCGCGTCCATCTGATGGTTAACCGCGCAAGCGCGCTATTGTAGAGCCAGCTTGCCGCGTAGGCCAATCGCCAAGCTCCCGCATGCGCCTCGCTTCGGTGTAGCATAGCCGCCAGCAGCTTCCATGCGGCTCAATTGGAGCACGCATTCTCTTTTGTGACAAAGGCTTATGGGGTTTTTTTATGAGCGAAGTCAAGCATTCCCGCCTGATCATCCTGGGTTCCGGCCCTGCCGGTTACAGCGCCGCTGTTTACGCCGCACGCGCCAACCTCAAGCCAGTGGTCATCACCGGCATCCAGCCTGGCGGCCAGCTCACTACAACCACCGAAGTGGACAACTGGCCGGGTGACGTCGAAGGCCTTACCGGCCCGGCGCTGATGGAGCGCATGCAGAAGCATGCCGAACGCTTCGACACCGAGATTCTCTACGACCATATCCATACCGCCGAGTTGCAGAGCCGCCCTTTCATTCTCAAGGGTGACAGCGGCACCTATAGCTGCGACGCGCTCATCATCGCCACCGGCGCCAGCGCCCAATACCTGGGCCTGCCGTCGGAAGAAGCCTTCTCCGGCAAGGGCGTTTCCGCCTGCGCCACCTGCGATGGTTTCTTCTATCGCAACCAGGTAGTTGCCGTGATCGGCGGCGGCAACACCGCCGTGGAAGAAGCGCTGTACCTGTCGAACATCGCCAAGGAAGTGCACCTGGTACACCGCCGCGACAAGCTGCGCT
It encodes:
- the trxB gene encoding thioredoxin-disulfide reductase, with the translated sequence MSEVKHSRLIILGSGPAGYSAAVYAARANLKPVVITGIQPGGQLTTTTEVDNWPGDVEGLTGPALMERMQKHAERFDTEILYDHIHTAELQSRPFILKGDSGTYSCDALIIATGASAQYLGLPSEEAFSGKGVSACATCDGFFYRNQVVAVIGGGNTAVEEALYLSNIAKEVHLVHRRDKLRSEKILQDKLFDKVENGNMRLHWNHTLDEVLGDQTGVTGVRLKSTEDGTTKELALAGVFIAIGHKPNTELFVGQLDMHDGYLKIKGGSEGNATATSIEGVFAAGDVADHVYRQAITSAGAGCMAALDVEKFLDGN
- a CDS encoding replication-associated recombination protein A — encoded protein: MDLFGRQPVAQPLAARLRATSLDEYVGQEHVLGPGKPLRESLEQGALHSMIFWGPPGVGKTTLARLLAKVTDAHFETISAVLSGVKEIRQAVEVAQQHAAQYGRRTILFVDEVHRFNKSQQDAFLPYVEDGTLIFIGATTENPSFELNNALLSRARVYVLKSLDEAAMRKLVKRALSDPKGLGERHLSLPDEAFQILLAAADGDGRRLLNFLENAADLAEDDSEIGVELLQNLLGDSRRRFDKGGEAFYDQISALHKSVRGSSPDGALYWYARMLDGGCDPLYIARRVVRMASEDIGNADPRALTLCLNAWDVQERLGSPEGELAVAQAIVYLACAPKSNAVYTAFKAAMRDAAEQGSQEVPLHLRNAPTKLMKQLGYGDEYRYAHDEPDAYAAGEDYFPENLEPRQYYDPVPRGLELKIRDKLQHLRHLDANSPRQRRKP
- a CDS encoding DNA translocase FtsK; translated protein: MAVLKNSTTQITDWRQKLQYRLKEGALIALGAMCMYLLMALLTYNVADPAWDNSVQVERIINAGGSIGAWLSSALFGALGYFAYIFPLLLAAKTWQVFRTRNQPWHWNGWLFSWHSIGLVFLILSGAALGDIHFSAAAGMQGSGGGMLGASLGDLAVHALNVQGSTLLFLALFLFGLTVFTDLSWFRVMDLTGKITLDLIELIHGAITGWWNARSERKQMKIQLRELDERVTEVAAPVVSDRREQARVKERLLEREESLSKHMSEREKRPAPVIAPPPVAKAPEPSKRVQKEKQAPLFVDSAVEGTLPPISLLDPAEAKKVEYSPESLKGVGHLLEIKLKEFGVEVAVDSIHPGPVITRYEIQPAAGVKVSRIANLAKDLARSLAVTSVRVVEVIPGKTTVGIEIPNENRQIVRFSEVLSTPEYDDAKSPVTLALGHDIGGKPVITDLAKMPHLLVAGTTGSGKSVGVNAMILSILFKSSPEDAKLIMIDPKMLELSIYEGIPHLLCPVVTDMKEAANALRWSVAEMERRYKLMSKMGVRNLAGFNRKVKDAIEAGEPLADPLFRRESMEDEAPLLKPLPTIVVVVDEFADMMMIVGKKVEELIARIAQKARAAGIHLILATQRPSVDVITGLIKANIPTRMAFQVSSKIDSRTIIDQGGAEQLLGHGDMLYMPPGTSLPIRVHGAFVSDDEVHRVVEAWKLRGAPDYNEDILAGAEEGGGSFEGGGSEGGEGSEEDPLYDEAVNFVLESRRASISAVQRKLKIGYNRAARMIEAMEMAGVVSSMNTNGSREVLAPGSARD
- the lolA gene encoding outer membrane lipoprotein chaperone LolA; translation: MRVIRLLMLAALSFTLLTAQADEEAATKRLSELLSQAQTISARFSQLTLDASGTQLQETAGQLVLKRPGMFRWHTDQPMEQLLVSNGEKVWLYDPDLEQVTIQTLDQRLTHTPALLLSGDVSQIRENFDIDYKEGGSVVDFILKPKAKDSLFDSLRLSFRNRVLNDMQLIDSIGQRTNILFLNVKMNEPVEDHLFSFDIPEGADVIQE